One genomic window of Solanum dulcamara chromosome 12, daSolDulc1.2, whole genome shotgun sequence includes the following:
- the LOC129876532 gene encoding protein NUCLEAR FUSION DEFECTIVE 4-like, whose protein sequence is MGFHIPSTSPARKWLGFVAAVWVQAISGNNYTFSNYSDALKSLMSLTQLQLNNLSVAKDVGKAFGIFAGLSSDRLPTPAILLIGSIEGFIGYGVQWLVVSGRIQPLPYWVMCIFLCMGGNSTTWMNTAILVTCIRNFRKNRGPVSGILKGYVGLSTAIFTDICSALFASDPSTFLLLLAVVPFIVCFTAIVFLREIPPSSTSAEEEEEVKYFGIINVVAVFIAVYLLAFDISGPHGTVFSQLFAAILLILLASPLFIPLYLMAKKFIRSDSVNLDFEGNNIASEPLLAEQIVEKKDVGVVVKKEMATVPVIGEDHTIFEAMKTVDFWILFASFLCGVGTGLAVMNNLGQMGLAMGYVDVSIFVSLTSIWGFFGRILSGSVSEYFIKKAAIPRPVWNAASQILMAVGYILMAMAMPGSLYIGSIVVGICYGVRLAVTVPTASELFGLKYYGLIYNVLILNLPLGSFLFSGLLAGLLYDAQATKIASGGNTCIGAHCYRLVFIVMAVACIVGFGLDVLLSIRTRSLYSKIYASRKSKKTAVLS, encoded by the exons ATGGGTTTCCACATCCCTTCTACTTCTCCCGCCAGAAAATGGCTGGGCTTCGTCGCCGCCGTCTGGGTCCAAGCCATCTCCGGCAACAATTACACTTTCTCTAACTACTCCGACGCCCTTAAATCCCTCATGTCCCTCACACAGCTCCAGCTTAACAACCTCTCCGTCGCTAAAGACGTCGGAAAAGCCTTCGGCATCTTCGCCGGCTTATCCTCCGACCGATTACCTACTCCCGCCATTCTCCTCATTGGCTCAATAGAAGGCTTCATTGGCTATGGAGTTCAGTGGCTCGTTGTTAGTGGTCGAATTCAACCACTCCCTTACTGGGTCATGTGTATTTTCTTGTGTATGGGTGGGAACAGTACAACTTGGATGAATACTGCCATTTTAGTTACTTGTATTCGtaattttaggaaaaatagAGGCCCTGTTTCGGGAATTTTAAAAGGGTACGTTGGTTTGAGTACAGCTATATTTACTGACATTTGCTCTGCTCTATTTGCAAGTGATCCTTCAACTTTCTTACTTTTGCTTGCTGTAGTCCCTTTTATTGTTTGTTTCACGGCGATTGTATTTCTCCGTGAAATTCCACCTTCCTCTACCTCTGctgaagaggaagaagaagttAAATATTTCGGCATCATTAATGTTGTCGCAGTTTTTATCGCTGTTTACTTGTTAGCATTCGACATTTCAGGCCCTCATGGCACTGTGTTTTCGCAATTATTTGCTGCTATACTTCTAATCTTATTGGCGTCGCCTTTGTTCATTCCCCTGTATCTAATGGCGAAGAAGTTTATTCGTTCCGATTCGGTGAATCTGGATTTTGAAGGTAACAATATTGCAAGTGAGCCACTTTTGGCCGAACAAATTGTGGAGAAAAAGGATGTTGGGGTTGTGGTGAAGAAGGAAATGGCGACGGTGCCGGTGATTGGAGAAGACCACACAATATTTGAGGCGATGAAAACAGTTGATTTTTGGATATTGTTTGCGTCGTTCCTTTGTGGAGTTGGGACTGGTTTAGCAGTGATGAATAACTTGGGACAAATGGGGTTGGCTATGGGTTATGTGGATGTGTCCATTTTCGTGTCACTCACCAGCATTTGGGGATTTTTTGGGCGCATTCTTTCCGGATCTGTCTCTGAATACTTCATCAA GAAAGCTGCAATACCAAGGCCTGTATGGAATGCAGCTTCACAAATTCTAATGGCTGTTGGATACATCCTAATGGCCATGGCTATGCCAGGATCACTGTACATTGGTTCTATTGTCGTAGGAATTTGCTATGGAGTTCGTCTTGCTGTCACTGTTCCAACTGCCTCTGAACTCTTTGGTCTCAAGTACTATGGTCTCATCTACAATGTCCTTATCCTCAACCTTCCCCTCGGCTCATTTCTCTTCTCTGGTTTGCTTGCTGGTTTACTTTATGATGCTCAGGCAACAAAGATAGCGAGCGGTGGCAACACGTGTATAGGTGCTCATTGTTACAGGCTTGTGTTCATAGTTATGGCTGTAGCATGTATCGTTGGATTTGGTCTAGATGTCTTGTTATCGATCAGAACCAGGAGCTTATATTCAAAGATTTACGCGAGCAGGAAATCAAAGAAGACTGCTGTTTTATCTTAA